A section of the Anabaena cylindrica PCC 7122 genome encodes:
- a CDS encoding nucleotidyltransferase family protein produces the protein MGIEELLLPFREEILKIAAKYDAYNMRIFGSVARGEATPDSDVDFLVELQPQCSLFDYIALTQDLAALLGRKVDVAEPQNLHDLIKDKVLSEAVPL, from the coding sequence ATGGGAATTGAAGAATTATTACTACCATTTCGTGAAGAAATATTAAAAATTGCCGCTAAATATGACGCTTATAATATGCGGATTTTTGGCTCAGTTGCCAGAGGTGAAGCAACACCAGATAGTGATGTAGATTTTTTAGTGGAACTGCAACCTCAATGCAGTTTATTTGACTATATAGCTTTAACTCAAGATTTGGCAGCATTGCTAGGACGCAAAGTTGATGTTGCTGAACCTCAGAATTTACATGATTTAATTAAAGATAAAGTATTAAGTGAAGCTGTCCCATTATGA
- a CDS encoding DegT/DnrJ/EryC1/StrS family aminotransferase has product MIQRVNSIPAFDIKQQYATIEAEVSSAVLEVLASGRYIGGPAIAGFEQQFAAYHGVSECVACNSGTDALYLALRALGVGAGDEVITTPFTFFATTEVISAVGATPVFVDIDATTFNLDVAQITEAITPKTKAMIPVHLFGLPVDMTALMEVAQFHNLAVIEDCAQATGATWDSQKVGSIGHVGCFSFYPTKNLGGCGDGGAITTNDSAIAAKLRILREHGSKERYIHEEIGVNSRLDAIQAVILQIKLRYLDTWNKQRQQIAAYYYQYLSQVPGITTPQELLGGVGVWNQYTIRVSSEGRNGASAKYRDWVRTQLQEKEVSSMLYYPRPLHLQPVYEHLGYQPGQLPVSEQACHEVISLPMFPELTQEQQDKVIYALKDCLS; this is encoded by the coding sequence ATGATCCAAAGAGTAAATTCCATTCCCGCATTTGATATAAAGCAGCAATACGCGACTATTGAAGCGGAAGTAAGTAGTGCTGTTCTAGAGGTGCTTGCTTCAGGCCGTTATATTGGTGGCCCCGCAATTGCAGGCTTTGAGCAACAATTTGCTGCTTATCATGGTGTAAGTGAATGTGTAGCTTGTAATTCTGGTACAGATGCGCTGTATTTAGCACTACGCGCTTTAGGAGTTGGTGCAGGTGATGAAGTTATTACCACACCTTTCACCTTTTTTGCAACTACTGAAGTGATCAGTGCTGTAGGTGCAACACCTGTTTTTGTTGATATTGATGCCACTACCTTTAATTTGGATGTAGCCCAAATAACAGAGGCAATTACACCTAAGACCAAGGCTATGATCCCAGTTCACTTGTTTGGACTACCTGTGGATATGACAGCTTTGATGGAGGTTGCTCAATTTCACAATTTAGCAGTAATTGAGGATTGCGCTCAAGCCACAGGTGCAACTTGGGATAGTCAAAAAGTTGGCAGCATTGGACACGTTGGTTGTTTTAGCTTTTACCCAACTAAGAATCTGGGTGGTTGCGGTGATGGTGGTGCAATTACAACTAATGATAGTGCGATCGCAGCCAAGTTGAGAATATTGCGAGAACATGGCAGTAAAGAAAGATATATTCACGAAGAAATAGGTGTCAATAGCCGTTTAGATGCCATTCAAGCCGTAATTCTGCAAATTAAACTGCGCTATCTAGATACTTGGAACAAACAACGGCAACAAATAGCCGCTTATTACTACCAATACCTCAGTCAAGTTCCCGGTATCACCACACCCCAAGAATTACTAGGAGGAGTGGGAGTTTGGAATCAATATACCATTCGCGTTTCTAGTGAAGGCAGAAATGGTGCAAGTGCTAAATATCGGGATTGGGTGCGGACTCAATTACAAGAAAAAGAAGTGAGTTCCATGCTTTACTATCCCCGTCCTTTACATCTGCAACCAGTTTATGAACATCTAGGTTATCAACCGGGACAATTGCCAGTATCAGAGCAAGCTTGTCACGAGGTGATATCTTTACCCATGTTCCCAGAACTAACCCAGGAACAGCAAGATAAAGTAATTTATGCCTTGAAAGATTGTTTAAGCTAG
- a CDS encoding DUF4336 domain-containing protein, protein MNAPGSINQRDWSWPFWPVLPLYPYGRRRTMRREIVKDTIWTFDQLQGILYTIVPIRMTVIKLQAGGLVVYAPIAPTPECIRLVQELAAKHGEVKYIILPTGSGLEHKIFVGPFARKFPQALVYVAPHQWSFPLNLPLSWLGFPQKRTLDIPEDISQNPFGDEFEYKILDINLGRGAFVEVALLHKPSRTLLLTDTILSVSEEPPEILQLEPYPLLFHARENAQQVIKDNQVSRRQGWQRISLFAIYFRPSALEIMGIREMWHDAKKAPDHSPKAYFGLFPFRWQNNWQQSFDALCGNGRPFVAPILQVLILPQAPKQVLDWADHVASWDFNQIISCHFDSPIKASPLQFRQAFTFLEKKPLLKDDKPLLVKDLQFIQELEASLVKRGIATPVKDKV, encoded by the coding sequence ATGAACGCTCCAGGAAGCATAAATCAGCGAGATTGGTCATGGCCTTTTTGGCCTGTTTTACCACTATATCCCTACGGTAGAAGGCGAACAATGCGCCGGGAAATAGTCAAGGATACTATTTGGACATTTGATCAATTACAAGGCATCCTGTATACCATAGTCCCAATTCGGATGACCGTCATCAAGCTACAAGCAGGTGGTCTTGTAGTTTATGCACCTATTGCACCCACACCAGAATGTATCCGTTTAGTTCAGGAGTTAGCAGCAAAGCACGGTGAAGTTAAATATATCATTTTGCCTACTGGTTCTGGTTTAGAGCATAAAATTTTTGTTGGCCCCTTTGCCAGAAAATTTCCTCAAGCTTTAGTTTATGTTGCTCCTCACCAATGGAGTTTTCCGTTAAATCTGCCATTAAGTTGGCTTGGTTTTCCCCAAAAACGGACTTTAGACATACCAGAGGATATTTCTCAAAATCCTTTTGGTGATGAATTTGAATATAAAATTTTAGATATAAATTTAGGACGTGGCGCTTTTGTGGAAGTCGCATTACTGCACAAACCATCGCGCACTCTCTTGCTTACAGATACTATACTTTCAGTTTCCGAAGAACCACCAGAAATTTTACAATTAGAACCATATCCTTTATTATTTCACGCTAGAGAAAATGCACAACAAGTTATAAAAGATAATCAAGTCAGTCGTCGTCAAGGATGGCAAAGAATATCTTTATTTGCTATTTATTTTCGTCCCAGTGCGTTAGAAATTATGGGAATAAGAGAAATGTGGCATGATGCGAAAAAAGCACCAGACCATTCACCAAAGGCATATTTTGGTTTATTTCCCTTTCGCTGGCAAAATAACTGGCAACAGTCTTTTGATGCCTTGTGTGGAAATGGTCGTCCTTTTGTAGCACCGATTTTACAAGTTCTCATTCTTCCCCAAGCACCAAAACAGGTATTAGATTGGGCTGATCACGTTGCAAGTTGGGATTTTAATCAAATTATTTCTTGCCATTTTGATTCACCCATTAAAGCGAGTCCGCTGCAATTTCGGCAAGCCTTTACTTTTTTAGAAAAAAAACCATTATTAAAAGATGATAAACCTTTATTAGTGAAAGATTTGCAATTTATTCAGGAACTAGAAGCTAGTTTAGTGAAGCGTGGTATTGCCACACCAGTAAAGGATAAGGTTTAA
- a CDS encoding FitA-like ribbon-helix-helix domain-containing protein, with product MNPIILEDLDPNIIQWLNSRAQKHGNSLQAEVKSILQQLTVAKTEEVKLFADDIIQCKADLMLQQIKIHSQSNMNELMETSTRNNQQELLEIKAKLKELKPGISLGNLSIREARELGR from the coding sequence ATGAATCCAATTATTTTAGAGGACTTAGATCCAAATATTATCCAGTGGCTAAACTCTCGCGCTCAAAAGCATGGTAATTCTTTACAAGCAGAGGTCAAATCAATTTTACAACAGTTAACAGTAGCAAAAACAGAAGAAGTTAAATTATTTGCAGATGATATAATTCAGTGTAAAGCAGATTTAATGTTGCAGCAAATTAAAATTCATTCTCAGTCTAATATGAATGAATTAATGGAAACTTCGACAAGAAATAATCAACAGGAATTATTAGAAATCAAAGCGAAACTCAAGGAATTAAAACCGGGAATTTCATTAGGTAATTTATCAATCAGGGAAGCTAGAGAATTAGGAAGATAA
- a CDS encoding type II toxin-antitoxin system VapC family toxin — translation MLFVLDCSVAINWCLEDENNIYAEAIYEIIIRQNQALVPAFFWLEISNVLWVAERRNRNTREKTDQVIKLLQSLPILIDAKPITESINDTLNLARQYNLAAYDAAYLELAIREGLLLATTDDKLANAAKQLDIFIEDPS, via the coding sequence ATGCTATTTGTTTTAGATTGTTCTGTGGCTATTAATTGGTGTCTGGAGGATGAAAACAATATCTATGCTGAGGCAATTTATGAAATCATAATTCGACAAAATCAGGCACTAGTCCCTGCATTTTTCTGGCTAGAAATTAGTAATGTTTTGTGGGTAGCAGAAAGGAGAAATCGTAATACTAGAGAAAAAACTGATCAGGTGATTAAACTGCTGCAAAGTTTACCTATTTTAATTGATGCTAAACCGATTACGGAAAGTATTAATGATACATTAAATTTAGCTAGACAGTACAATCTTGCTGCTTACGATGCGGCTTATTTAGAATTAGCAATCAGAGAAGGACTATTATTAGCAACCACTGATGATAAACTAGCTAATGCGGCAAAACAGCTTGATATTTTTATAGAAGATCCAAGTTGA
- the uvrB gene encoding excinuclease ABC subunit UvrB, whose product MTEFSLQAPFSPTGDQPRAIAQLVSSLQAGNRYQTLLGATGTGKTFSIAAVIEKVGKPTLVLAHNKTLAAQLCNELREFFPNNAVEYFVSYYDYYQPEAYIPVTDTYIEKTAAINDEIDMLRHSATRSLFERKDVIVVASISCIYGLGMPAEYLKAAIPLHIGMEVNQRQILRDLTSVQYSRNDLEMGRGKFRVRGDVLEIGPAYEDRIIRVEFFGDEIDAIRYIDPVTGEILSSLQAVNIYPARHFVTPEERLEVACEDISAELKQQKLTLEELGKLVEAQRIDQRTRYDLEMLREVGYCNGVENYSRHLAGRQAGEPPECLIDYFPKDWLLVIDESHVTVPQIRGMYNGDQARKKVLIDHGFRLPSAADNRPLKVDEFWQKANQCIFVSATPGLWELEISEDNIVEQVIRPTGVVDPEIFVRPTEGQIDDLLGEIKDRVDRKERTLITTLTKRMAEDLTEYLEDKGIKVRYLHSEINSIQRIEILQDLREGIFDVLVGVNLLREGLDLPEVSLVAIMDADKEGFLRAERSLIQTIGRAARHIHGKAIMYADNLTKSMIKAIDETDRRRGIQTAHNKLHGITPQPIIKKSGNAILSFLDVSRRLNATDLKVVDEHINDLPLEQIPELITLLEAQMKEASKNMEFEEAAKFRDRIKHLRDKMLGR is encoded by the coding sequence ATGACGGAATTTAGTCTTCAAGCTCCCTTTAGTCCCACAGGGGATCAACCGCGAGCGATCGCACAACTTGTCTCCAGTCTCCAAGCCGGTAATCGTTACCAAACTTTACTGGGTGCAACGGGAACCGGTAAGACTTTTTCTATCGCCGCAGTGATTGAGAAGGTGGGTAAACCTACCTTAGTCTTAGCGCACAACAAAACCCTGGCTGCTCAGTTGTGTAATGAGTTGCGGGAGTTCTTCCCTAACAACGCTGTTGAGTATTTTGTCAGCTATTACGATTATTATCAACCAGAAGCGTATATTCCGGTTACAGACACTTATATAGAAAAAACAGCAGCGATTAATGATGAGATAGATATGTTGCGACATTCAGCCACGCGATCGCTCTTTGAACGCAAAGATGTCATCGTTGTTGCTTCTATTAGCTGCATTTACGGCTTAGGAATGCCAGCTGAATACCTCAAAGCTGCCATTCCCCTCCACATTGGGATGGAAGTTAACCAAAGGCAAATTTTGCGCGATTTGACATCTGTGCAGTATAGCCGCAACGATTTAGAAATGGGTCGGGGAAAATTCCGCGTTCGTGGTGATGTCTTAGAAATTGGCCCTGCTTATGAAGACCGGATCATCCGCGTTGAATTTTTTGGCGATGAAATTGACGCAATTCGCTACATTGACCCTGTAACTGGGGAAATTTTGAGCAGTCTCCAAGCCGTTAACATTTACCCTGCTCGTCACTTTGTCACCCCAGAAGAACGTTTAGAAGTCGCTTGTGAAGATATTTCCGCAGAATTAAAACAGCAAAAATTAACATTAGAAGAATTAGGTAAATTAGTAGAAGCGCAACGCATCGACCAACGCACCCGCTACGATTTGGAAATGTTGCGAGAAGTGGGTTATTGCAACGGTGTAGAAAACTATTCTCGTCATTTAGCAGGTAGACAAGCTGGAGAACCACCAGAATGTTTAATTGATTATTTTCCTAAAGATTGGCTGTTAGTAATTGATGAATCTCACGTTACAGTTCCTCAAATTCGCGGGATGTATAACGGCGACCAAGCACGGAAAAAAGTTTTAATAGATCATGGTTTTCGGCTTCCCAGTGCTGCCGATAACCGTCCTTTAAAGGTTGATGAATTTTGGCAAAAAGCCAATCAATGTATTTTTGTTTCTGCAACCCCAGGACTTTGGGAATTAGAAATTTCTGAAGATAATATAGTTGAGCAAGTAATTCGCCCAACTGGAGTAGTAGATCCAGAAATATTTGTTCGTCCCACAGAAGGACAAATTGATGATTTGTTAGGAGAAATCAAAGATAGAGTTGACCGTAAGGAAAGAACTTTGATTACCACTTTAACAAAGCGGATGGCGGAAGATTTAACTGAATATTTGGAAGATAAAGGCATTAAAGTTAGATATTTACATTCGGAAATTAATTCAATCCAACGCATTGAGATTTTACAAGATTTACGTGAGGGAATTTTTGATGTGTTGGTGGGTGTAAATTTACTGCGGGAAGGTTTGGATTTACCCGAAGTTTCCTTAGTTGCAATTATGGATGCAGACAAAGAAGGTTTCTTACGTGCTGAACGTTCCTTGATTCAAACCATTGGCCGGGCTGCGCGTCATATTCACGGAAAAGCCATCATGTATGCTGATAACTTAACCAAGAGTATGATTAAAGCCATTGATGAAACCGATAGAAGACGGGGAATTCAAACGGCACATAATAAACTACACGGAATTACACCACAACCAATTATCAAAAAATCTGGTAATGCGATTTTGTCTTTTTTAGATGTATCAAGACGTTTAAATGCAACTGATTTAAAAGTCGTAGATGAACATATTAACGATCTACCATTAGAGCAGATTCCAGAATTGATTACCCTATTAGAAGCACAAATGAAAGAAGCATCGAAGAACATGGAATTTGAAGAAGCTGCAAAATTCCGCGATCGCATCAAGCATCTTCGAGATAAAATGTTAGGACGGTAA
- the cobO gene encoding cob(I)yrinic acid a,c-diamide adenosyltransferase, protein MKNDTPENLNSDQEISRLIDEVMSSSLNDDQYRQKMQRRKEVQDKRIAKAIPEKGLIIVNTGNGKGKTTAALGMVMRSLGHGHKVAIVQFIKGAWEPSEKRVFSHWSDQLEFHAMGEGFTWETQDRDRDLDKASAAWDKSLEFIRNPDFKLVLLDEINIALKLGYLEVEQVLAGLSQKPPDKHVILTGRGAPPALIEKADLVTEMTLVKHPFRDQGVKAQAGIEY, encoded by the coding sequence ATGAAAAACGACACACCAGAAAATTTAAATTCAGACCAAGAAATTTCGCGTTTGATTGATGAGGTAATGTCATCATCTTTGAATGATGATCAGTATCGCCAAAAAATGCAGCGACGGAAAGAAGTACAAGATAAACGCATAGCCAAAGCCATACCCGAAAAAGGGTTAATTATTGTCAATACTGGGAACGGGAAGGGGAAAACCACAGCGGCTTTAGGAATGGTCATGCGATCGCTCGGTCATGGTCATAAAGTAGCAATCGTTCAATTCATCAAAGGAGCCTGGGAACCTTCAGAGAAGCGGGTTTTCAGCCATTGGTCAGACCAATTAGAATTTCACGCTATGGGTGAAGGCTTCACCTGGGAAACTCAAGATCGCGATCGGGATTTAGATAAAGCCAGCGCGGCTTGGGATAAATCATTAGAATTTATCCGCAACCCCGACTTCAAACTCGTACTATTAGATGAAATTAATATTGCTCTCAAACTCGGTTACTTAGAAGTTGAACAAGTACTAGCCGGTCTATCCCAAAAACCACCTGATAAACACGTAATTCTCACAGGTAGAGGCGCACCACCTGCTTTAATTGAAAAAGCAGATTTAGTCACCGAAATGACTTTAGTTAAGCATCCTTTCCGCGATCAAGGCGTTAAAGCTCAAGCAGGAATTGAATATTGA
- a CDS encoding DUF561 domain-containing protein produces MTIHPNLQRAFANRSVLKVISGLNNFNAESVAATIKAAEFGGATFVDIAADVALVQLTKSLTSLPVCVSAVEPEKFVQAVAAGADLIEIGNFDSFYAQGRRFEAEEVLALTRQTRALLPEITLSVTVPHILELDQQVQLAEELVKAGADIIQTEGGTSSKPAHGGTLGLIEKAAPTLAAAYEISRVVSVPVLCASGISNVTAPLAIASGAAGVGVGSAINQLNSEIAMIAAVRSLVEALATANTRTFA; encoded by the coding sequence ATGACAATTCATCCTAACTTGCAACGTGCTTTTGCTAACCGCAGTGTCCTGAAGGTGATTAGCGGTTTGAATAACTTCAATGCTGAAAGTGTTGCTGCTACCATTAAAGCGGCTGAATTTGGTGGTGCGACTTTTGTAGATATTGCTGCTGATGTGGCTTTGGTGCAATTAACTAAAAGTTTAACAAGCTTACCTGTTTGTGTTTCCGCAGTTGAGCCGGAAAAATTTGTCCAAGCTGTAGCTGCTGGTGCTGATTTAATTGAAATCGGTAATTTTGATTCTTTTTACGCTCAAGGACGCAGATTTGAGGCTGAAGAAGTTTTAGCCCTAACTCGCCAAACCCGCGCTTTATTACCCGAAATTACTCTATCTGTAACCGTTCCTCACATCCTAGAATTAGACCAACAGGTACAACTAGCTGAGGAATTGGTAAAAGCTGGTGCTGATATCATCCAAACTGAAGGTGGTACTAGCAGCAAACCTGCTCACGGTGGTACTTTGGGATTGATTGAAAAGGCTGCTCCTACTTTGGCTGCGGCTTATGAAATTTCCCGCGTGGTTTCTGTGCCTGTATTGTGCGCTTCTGGCATTTCTAATGTTACTGCACCTTTAGCGATCGCATCTGGTGCTGCTGGTGTTGGTGTCGGTTCTGCTATCAACCAACTCAATAGCGAAATCGCCATGATTGCTGCTGTCCGTAGCTTAGTGGAAGCTTTGGCAACTGCTAATACTCGGACATTTGCATAA
- a CDS encoding ABC transporter permease — protein MPDLIKLDIVDLALAVALIAIALGLSAWEKLGLELNLALATGRTILQLIVLGYVLDFIFAVDNVWAVLAILTIMLTITAIVARNRISQKVPQVLPLVWGAIFVSTALTLLYTNFLIIQPDRWYEPRYLIPLACILIGNGMNAAAVAGERLVSAINQSPAEIETHLSLGATPQQAISPYRKDAIRAALLPTLNQMMLIGMVTIPAFTSGQLLAGVKPLEAVSYEILIMFMVVVANLLTTILVTKGLCRQFFNNAMQLVR, from the coding sequence ATGCCGGATTTGATTAAACTGGATATTGTAGATTTAGCATTAGCTGTAGCATTAATAGCGATCGCTCTTGGTTTATCTGCCTGGGAAAAATTAGGACTAGAGTTAAACTTAGCCTTAGCTACCGGTAGAACCATCCTCCAACTCATCGTATTAGGATACGTTTTAGACTTCATCTTTGCTGTAGACAATGTTTGGGCAGTTTTAGCGATTTTAACAATCATGCTGACAATTACGGCGATTGTCGCACGAAATCGCATCAGCCAAAAAGTTCCTCAAGTACTACCTTTAGTGTGGGGAGCAATTTTTGTAAGTACCGCCTTAACATTGCTTTATACCAACTTTTTAATTATCCAACCAGATAGATGGTACGAACCACGTTATCTAATTCCTTTAGCCTGTATATTGATTGGTAATGGCATGAATGCAGCAGCAGTAGCAGGAGAACGTCTTGTAAGTGCGATTAACCAATCTCCCGCAGAAATAGAGACTCACTTAAGTTTAGGTGCAACTCCCCAGCAAGCTATTAGCCCTTATCGTAAAGACGCAATTAGAGCCGCATTGCTCCCCACTTTAAATCAAATGATGCTCATTGGCATGGTGACAATCCCAGCTTTCACCAGTGGACAGTTACTAGCTGGAGTAAAACCTTTAGAAGCTGTATCCTATGAAATATTGATTATGTTTATGGTTGTTGTCGCCAATTTGTTGACGACAATTTTAGTCACCAAAGGTTTATGTCGTCAGTTTTTTAATAATGCTATGCAGTTAGTGCGGTAA
- a CDS encoding Uma2 family endonuclease: MVMQRPQTNPTPQILPLENGDRLSRHEFERRYAESLDIKKAELIEGVVYVASPLRFQRHAEPHSNLIGWLWNYRIYTPGIKLGIEPTIRLDQDNEPQPDGVLLIDESLGGKSRITDDDYIEGAPELVAEIAASSAAYDLYDKKKAYKRNGIQEYIVWQSLENKLDWFGLHDSEYILLQPDVEGIIKSQVMPGLWLSVTALLAGDMVKVLEVLQTGLNSPEHREFLQRL, from the coding sequence ATGGTAATGCAGCGGCCACAAACTAACCCAACTCCTCAAATTCTACCATTAGAAAATGGCGATCGCTTATCACGCCATGAATTTGAACGTCGTTATGCTGAAAGTCTCGATATTAAAAAAGCTGAATTAATCGAAGGAGTAGTTTACGTGGCCTCACCCTTACGCTTTCAACGTCATGCAGAACCCCATAGCAATTTAATCGGTTGGTTGTGGAATTATCGTATTTATACCCCTGGAATTAAATTAGGAATAGAACCCACCATCAGATTAGATCAAGATAACGAACCCCAACCAGATGGAGTTTTATTAATTGATGAAAGTTTGGGTGGAAAATCTCGAATTACCGATGATGATTATATTGAAGGCGCACCGGAATTAGTCGCGGAAATTGCCGCCAGCAGTGCAGCTTATGATTTATATGATAAGAAGAAAGCCTATAAACGTAACGGCATTCAAGAATATATTGTTTGGCAGAGTTTAGAAAATAAATTAGATTGGTTTGGGTTACATGACAGTGAATATATATTACTGCAACCTGATGTAGAGGGAATTATTAAAAGTCAAGTTATGCCCGGATTATGGTTATCTGTAACTGCATTATTAGCAGGTGATATGGTTAAAGTTTTAGAAGTATTGCAAACCGGATTAAATTCACCAGAACACAGGGAATTTTTACAGCGTTTATAG
- the mnmE gene encoding tRNA uridine-5-carboxymethylaminomethyl(34) synthesis GTPase MnmE, whose product MSELLANTGTIAAIATAVVPQQGSVGIVRVSGDHAIAIAQTLFSAPGRQVWSSHRILYGYIRQPQTKQVVDEALLLIMKAPRSFTREDVVEFHCHGGIMAVQQVLQLCLENGARLAQPGEFTLRAFLNGRLDLTQAESIADLVGAKSPQAAQTALAGLQGKLAHPIRQLRAQCLDILAEIEARIDFEEDLPPLDEQRIIAEIDQVTAEITKLLATKDKGELLRTGLKVAIVGRPNVGKSSLLNAWSQSDRAIVTDLPGTTRDVVESQLVVGGIPIQVLDTAGIRETADQVEKIGVERSRRAANNADLVLFTIDAFAGWTDADQEIYEQVKHRPVILVINKIDLISVEQKQTLQSKIQNPKSKIVTAAAQNQGIDGLETAILEIVQAGKVQAADMDLAINQRQAAALTKAKIDLEQVQKTIIEQLPLDFWTIDLRGAIYALGEITGEEVTESVLDRIFSRFCIGK is encoded by the coding sequence ATGTCGGAATTATTAGCTAATACTGGAACGATCGCTGCTATAGCTACTGCTGTTGTCCCTCAACAAGGTAGTGTGGGGATTGTGCGGGTTTCTGGTGATCATGCAATAGCGATCGCACAAACTCTATTTTCTGCACCTGGAAGACAAGTTTGGTCAAGTCACCGCATTCTCTATGGTTACATTCGTCAACCCCAAACGAAGCAAGTTGTTGATGAAGCTTTATTGCTAATCATGAAAGCACCCCGTTCTTTCACCCGTGAAGATGTGGTGGAATTCCATTGTCACGGGGGAATTATGGCCGTACAACAAGTATTGCAACTATGTTTAGAAAATGGTGCGAGATTAGCGCAACCAGGAGAATTTACATTAAGAGCGTTTTTAAATGGAAGATTGGATTTAACCCAAGCAGAAAGTATTGCAGATTTAGTTGGTGCGAAATCTCCCCAAGCAGCACAAACGGCTTTAGCTGGGTTACAAGGTAAATTAGCTCATCCTATTCGTCAGTTACGCGCTCAATGTTTGGATATTTTGGCGGAAATTGAAGCGCGGATTGATTTTGAGGAAGATTTACCACCCTTAGATGAGCAAAGAATTATTGCTGAGATTGATCAAGTTACCGCAGAAATAACCAAGTTATTAGCAACAAAAGATAAAGGTGAATTATTGCGAACTGGGTTAAAAGTGGCGATTGTTGGTCGTCCCAATGTGGGAAAATCGAGTTTATTGAATGCGTGGAGTCAGAGTGATCGCGCTATTGTCACAGATTTACCGGGTACAACCCGCGATGTAGTTGAATCTCAGCTAGTTGTGGGGGGGATTCCTATCCAGGTTTTAGATACCGCAGGGATTCGGGAGACAGCAGATCAGGTGGAAAAAATAGGGGTAGAGCGATCGCGTCGTGCTGCGAATAATGCTGATTTAGTCTTATTTACCATTGATGCTTTCGCAGGTTGGACAGATGCAGATCAAGAGATTTATGAACAAGTAAAACACCGTCCAGTAATTTTGGTAATTAATAAAATAGATTTAATTTCAGTAGAACAAAAACAAACTCTTCAATCCAAAATCCAAAATCCAAAATCTAAAATTGTCACCGCAGCAGCGCAGAATCAAGGAATTGATGGTTTAGAAACTGCTATTTTAGAAATAGTCCAAGCAGGAAAAGTACAAGCTGCTGATATGGATTTAGCAATTAATCAAAGACAAGCCGCAGCTTTAACAAAAGCGAAAATTGATTTAGAACAAGTACAAAAAACAATTATCGAGCAGTTACCTTTAGATTTTTGGACAATTGATCTGAGAGGAGCGATTTATGCGTTGGGAGAAATTACCGGAGAAGAGGTGACGGAATCGGTTTTGGATAGGATCTTTAGCAGGTTCTGTATTGGGAAATAA
- a CDS encoding type II toxin-antitoxin system RelE/ParE family toxin: protein MKVYWTQTAVENLSAIYTYISPNSPQYAARVIDRLTRRSEQIANFPFSGRIVPEFATQEIREVIEGAYRIIYYIKSEEIEVLAVIHGSQQITPNLEAE, encoded by the coding sequence GTGAAAGTTTATTGGACACAAACAGCTGTAGAAAATCTTTCGGCAATTTATACTTATATTTCCCCAAACTCTCCACAATATGCAGCTAGAGTAATTGACAGATTAACTAGGCGTTCTGAACAAATAGCTAATTTTCCGTTTTCAGGTCGGATTGTACCAGAGTTTGCAACTCAGGAAATCCGTGAAGTAATTGAAGGTGCATATCGAATAATTTACTACATCAAATCTGAGGAAATAGAAGTGCTGGCTGTTATTCACGGTTCACAGCAAATCACGCCAAATTTAGAAGCAGAGTAG